The following proteins come from a genomic window of Neoarius graeffei isolate fNeoGra1 chromosome 26, fNeoGra1.pri, whole genome shotgun sequence:
- the rbck1 gene encoding ranBP-type and C3HC4-type zinc finger-containing protein 1 isoform X2: MQLSPEAYSQECIRLRVGVEDALSDAYITMLVTPGMMISELKQKVNRDYGFHPSQQCWIIGKRFAKDGDTLLSHNVTSDDDLAFLFIRSAHSANLSREQQKQEEQDRKIGGIIENIEVLSRGPAELGARRKEPQVSPVPKPHPKPPPKPVIGWTCLLCTYVNKPTRPGCAMCSAERPENYKIPDIYKPDEEETRRLQQEELASLQYEQSIVEEREKNFLSLLETDNHDLVSNTEEISCPICCDEVLAGEGATLRECLHSFCRECVKMTILNCVDAEVACPYADGEYSCDCKLQDREIKTLLSPDEYQKFLEMRLSIAESRSENSYHCKTLDCPGWCIFEDDVNEFACDICNETNCLLCKAIHKGMNCKEYQDDLRLRAENDVAAKKTTDTLQMMLQNGEAMYCPKCKVIIQKKDGCDWICCLMCKTEICWVTKQARWGPQGTGDVSGGCRCRISGVPCHPNCQNCH, encoded by the exons GTTAATCGAGACTATGGCTTCCACCCGTCACAACAGTGCTGGATCATAGGAAAGCGTTTTGCTAAGGATGGAGACACTCTACTCAGCCACAATGTGACCAGTGATGATGATCTGGCATTTCTCTTCATCAGGTCTGCCCATTCTGCCAATCTTAGCCGTGAACAGCAGAAACAAGAGGAGCAGGACAGGAAGATAGGCG GTATAATTGAGAACATTGAGGTGCTCAGTAGAGGTCCAGCAGAATTGGGAGCACGACGCAAAGAACCTCAAGTGTCTCCTGTACCAAAACCTCACCCAAAGCCTCCTCCTAAACCAGTG ATAGGATGGACGTGTTTGCTTTGCACATATGTGAACAAACCCACACGACCAGGGTGTGCAATGTGCAGTGCTGAGAGACCAGAAAACTATAAAATCCCAGATATATACAAACCAGATGAAGAGGAAACACGCAGACTTCAGCAAGAAGAGCTGGCCAGTCTACAGTATGAACAG AGCATCGTTGAGGAGAGGGAGAAGAATTTTCTCAGTCTGCTGGAGACAGACAATCATGACCTGGTTAGTAACACAGAGGAGATTTCCTGCCCCATCTGCTGTGATGAGGTCCTGGCAGGAGAGGGCGCCACTCTCCGAGAGTGTCTTCACAGCTTCTGCAG AGAATGTGTGAAGATGACCATTCTGAACTGTGTGGATGCAGAAGTGGCGTGTCCTTATGCAGACGGGGAGTACTCCTGTGACTGCAAGCTTCAAGACCGAGAGATTAAAACA CtcctgtcacctgatgagtaccaGAAGTTTTTGGAGATGAGGCTGAGTATTGCTGAGTCACGCAGTGAGAACAGTTACCACTGTAAAACCCTGGACTGCCCCGGCTGGTGCATATTTGAAGACGATGTCAACGAATTTGCTTGTGACATCTGCAATGAGACGAACTGCCTCCTCTGCAAG gCCATTCATAAAGGCATGAACTGTAAAGAGTACCAAGATGACCTTCGCCTCAGAGCAGAGAATGATGTTGCAGCCAAAAAAACCACAGACACACTACAG ATGATGTTGCAGAATGGAGAAGCCATGTACTGTCCTAAATGCAAAGTGATCATCCAGAAGAAAGATGGTTGTGACTGGATCTGCTGCCTCATGTGTAAGACGGAAATCTGTTGGGTGACCAAACAAGCCAGATGGGGTCCTCAG GGTACTGGAGATGTCTCAGGTGGATGCAGATGTCGCATCAGTGGCGTCCCTTGTCACCCAAATTGTCAAAACTGTCACTGA